The Gemmatimonadaceae bacterium DNA window CAACCGCGGCGGCATAGACCGTTGTTGCCAGTTTACTAGTTATAGTATGATCATAGGCGCCGGAGAGCTCCATCAGCGGCTGGTCCGCATGCTCGACGTCGGCCCGGCGACGGCCGCGAAACGTCTCGCCGGTCTGGAGCAGCTCGTGATAGCCGCTGTCCGGCAACGTGAACGACTCGAGACTCGTCATCGCGTTGAAGCGCAGCAGCCCGCCCGCCGCGGAGCGCGACGCGCTCGCCATCTCCCAGTCGAGCATCGCCCACTGCGCGCCGCCGTGCAGCGTCTGCTGCTGGTTGTTCAGGCCGAACGCTTCGCCGTGGAGCATCACGGTCCACTCGCCCGCGTCGACGTGAACCATGCGCCGCGGCGACGCGGCAGGCAGCCACGCCGTGCCCGAGCCGGCGTGCGTGATCGGAACCTCGAGCAGCGTCGGCCGTGCGGCGCTGTCGGCCATGCGCATCATGTCGTGCTGCGGTTGCTGTCCGACGGCAACCACGGGCCGGCATAACGCGCCGATCACGAGAGCGAGCGCAAGCGTGCGCGGTGTCATCGGTTCACCAGGCGCATCGAGGCCGAAGGTTGGAGGAGGTCTGGCCCTGCCTTTGCCCCGCAAGTATCCGGGCGGTTCAATCGCGGTTCCAACCGCAACCTTGCGAGGAGCACAGAAGCAGATGGCGAAGAATCAAAAGACCGGCGGCAGCGACGATCGATCGCAGGTCGAGGGCCGGCACGGCGACAAGACGCACTCGGAATTCATCGAGAGCCTGCACGGCAAGCACGGCGGCAGCGAAGAGTCCGAAGGCTCGCCGCAGGACGAGAACAACACGAACAACACCGATCGGCCCATCGCCGGTCATCATCGCTTGTCCGAGGATCGCCAGCAGCATGACGAAGCCGAAAAAAACAGCGAAAGCAACCGGCTCCGCGGCTGATTTCATTCCGCCGCGCGCGACGCTCTCGAAGCTTCGCGCCGCGTCGAAAGGATGCCGCGGGTGCCACCTGTTCAAGCTCGGCACCCAAACCGTGTTCGGCGAAGGACCGAGCACGGCAACGGTCGTGGTCGTCGGGGAGCAGCCCGGCGATCAAGAGGACAAGGCTGGACGTCCCTTCGTCGGACCGTCGGGCAAGCTGCTGGATCGCGCGTTCGACGCCGCCGGCATCGCGCGCGAGGACGTCTATGTGACCAACGCGGTCAAGCACTTCAAGTGGGCGAAGGATGCGCGATCCGCGCGTCGCATTCACCAGACGCCCAGCGCCGGCGAAGTGAAGGCGTGTCATCCGTGGCTCGCGCACGAGATCGCCCTCATTCGCCCGCAAGTGATCGTCGTGCTCGGCGCCACGGCGGCGAAGTCGCTGCTCGGCCGCACGTTCAGCGTCATGAAGCAGCGCGGCGTCCTGGTGAAATCCGATTGGGCGCCGGCCGTCTTCGCGACGGTTCATCCCTCCGCGGTTCTCCGCGCGCCCAGGGATCAGCGGGTCATCGCCGAACGGATGTTCATCGCCGACATGCGGAAGGTCGGCCGCTACCTGGCCAAGCACGCGGACGAGCGGACCGAAGTAAATTCTCGTCATGCCAGACTTCCGATCCTCGATACGCCATCTCAAGCGCGTGGATCCCGTCCTCGCGCGCGTCATTGAGGCGGTCGGTCCCTGTCGTTTGCAGATGCGCAGCGAAGGCACGCACTTCGAGGCCCTCGTTCGCTCGATCGTCTATCAACAGCTCTCGGGCAAGGCCGCCGGCACCATCCTGCGGCGATTCAACGCGCTCTATCCCAACGACACGCCAACCCCCGAGCTCGTGATGCGGACGAGCGACGAGACGATGCGCTCCGTCGGCCTGTCGCGGCAGAAGATCGGATACTTGAGAGATCTCTCATCAAAGGTGATCTCCGACGAGCTGCCGCTGCACGAAGTGCACTCGATGAGCGACGACGACCTCATCGCCCACCTCGTGCAGGTGAAAGGCATTGGACGATGGACCGCGCAGATGTTCCTCATGTTTCGGCTCGGCCGGCCCGACGTATTGCCCGAGCTCGATTTGGGCATTCAGAACGCGATCAAACGCGCGTATCGGAAACGCAAACGGCCGACCCCGAAGGACGTCAAGAAGATCGGCGCCAAGTGGAGCCCGCATGCGAGCGTCGCGTCGTGGTATCTCTGGCGTTCGCTCGAGAACGGCGACGGACAGCTCGGCGCCGAGTAATCGCGGGATGGAACGTCGCACGCTCGGCCGCACCGGCCTCGACGTCCCCGTGGTCGGCATGGGAACGTGGCGCACGTTCGACGTCACCGGTCCTGAGGAGCATGAGCGCCGCGACGTAACGGACGCGGCGCTCGCGTCGGGCGCCAATCTGTTCGACACGTCACCCATGTACGGCGAAGCCGAACGCGTGCTCGCCGACACGGTTCGCGACCGGCGCGACCAGGTGATCATCGCCGACAAGGTGTGGACTTCGAGCCCTCGAGAAGGCCGCCAACAGATCGAGCGCGCGCTCGCGTGGTATGGCGGCCGTATCGATATTTATCAAATTCATAATCTCGTCGCCGCGAAGACGCACCTTCCCGTGCTCGACCGGCTTCGCGACGAGGGAAAGGTCCGCGTCGTCGGCGCGACGCACTACCAACACTCGGCGTTCGGCGACCTCCTCGCGCTCATGCGCAGCGGACGTATTGAGCAAATTCAAATCCCCTACAACGCCGCCGACCGCACGGTCGAGCGCGAAATTCTTCCCGCCGCGGCCGACCTCGGGCTCGGCGTGCTCGTCATGCGTCCGCTCGGCGAGGGGTCGCTCGTCCAGCGGTCGCCGCCGTCATCGGCCCTCGAGCGACTGAAACCGTTCGGCGTTCGCACCTGGGCGCAGGCGCTGCTCAAATGGATTCTGTCCGACCCGCGCGTGCATGCTGTCATCCCCGCGACAGCTAGCGCCGTACACATTCGGGAAAATGCCGAGTCCGGCAATCCACCATGGTTCGATGAAGAAACGCGCCGATATGTCGGCGGGCTGGTCTGAGTGCGCGATTCCTGCAATGCACGCACCTGCCTCAACCGCAAGGAATTTCGAAATGCCGTTCGTTCACGCTCATGAGCTCACGCGTCTGCGCCGCGCACTAGTCGTGGCGGCATCGGCGCTTCTGGCCGCGGCACCACAGCTCGGCGCACAGCAAAAGGCCAATGATCCGCGCGACACGACGCACGCGCAAACCCAGGCGCCGTTCTTCACGAGAAAGGACGCGTTCCTCGGCGCGGGATTCGCGGTCGGCACGGTGCTCATGTTTCCGCTCGACGAGCACATCGCGCAGCACATTCATCAGAGCCCGAACTCCTCGAACTTTCTCAACAATCTTTCGACGGGTGTCGAGGAGATCGCCAGCCCCGGAGCATACTATATAGGCGGCGGCCTATATCTCGTCGGCTGGGCGGGTCACTGGGGCCGTATACAAGATCTTGGATGGCACGGCACCGAATCGGTGCTCATGGCTGACGGGATTACGTACGTCCTCAAGATTTCCATGGGCCGCGCGCGCCCGTTCGTCTCGAACGGCACCAACGCGCACGACTTCCGATTCGCGCAGGGCGGCGCTTCGGATCGCCAGTCGTTTCCCTCGGGCCACTCGACGTCGGCGTTCGCCGCCGCGGCCGCGGTGACCAATGAAATGTCGCGCTGGTGGCCGCGGTCGGTGTGGATCGTCGGACCGTTGATGTACGGCGGCGCAAGCGCGGTCGCGCTCTCGCGTATGTACCACAACAAGCACTGGGCGAGCGACGTGGTGCTCGGCGCCGCGATCGGCACGTTCACGGGCCGCAAGGTCGTGCAATACTCACACGGTCACCCGCACAACCTCATCGATCGCGTCATGCTGCGGACCGCCGTCGTACCCGACGGACACGGGGGCCTCGCGCTCTCATATACGGCGCCGCTACCATAGCCGCAATCGCAGTGCCGACTGCCCACCCGCCCATGACGTCGGTGGTCCAGTGCTCGTCGGCGATGATGCGATAGGCGCCCATCACGAGCGGCACGCCCGTCGCGATCGCGATCGCCTGGCGTTTCGTGATCACTCGTTCGCGATAGAGTACGCGCGCCATCGTGAGCGCGAGCGCCGTTGCGCCGGTCGTGTGCCCGCTCGGCCAACTGTCGAAGCGGCGGCGCCGTCCGCGTTCGTGCGGCCGCTCGCGCTCGACGACGAGCTTCACCGCGCGATGGACGATCCATCCGAGCCACGCTGACGTCACGATTTCGGCGCCGCCGTTCAAGCGTTGGCGTTTGAGCTGGTGCGACGTCGCATAGGCGATCGTGATGTATCCGCCGGGGAGGCCGAGGGGAAAGAGGGGCCATAGCGGCGCGCGCAGGGCGCGGATTCCGGGCCGCAGCGCGACGCGGCGGATTGCAACGTCGAGCGGCGTTGGATGTTCGATGATGATGGTCATGGCTACCGCACCTGTACAGCAGATTTCTCGCCTTCGGTTCGGAATGACGGCTCGTCACCTCTGTCATCCCGGGCGCAGCGAGGGATCTAACGTCCCGATAGAGGGCTTTTCACTCTAGCCGGACGCCCGGAATGACGTGCATTAGACTTAGTATCGTGCCTCAAACAACCATCCCCACCGAAATCACCGACCCGGTCAACGCGCGCATTCTCGCCGTGTCCGAGGATCGCATCGCCGGATTCCTGCTCGACCCGTTCGCCGAGATCGCGCGGCTGTCGGAGCTCGACGTCGAGACTGTGCACGAGCGCTTGCGCGCCATGCTCGCCGCCGGAACCATTCGCCGCATTCGCCAGACGCTGATGGCGACGAATCTCGCGCCGGGCGCGCTCGTCGCGTGGAAGCTCCCGAACGACAAGCTCGAGGCGGCGTTCGAGTTCTTGTGGAAGGACGATCCGTTCTCCGGCCATATCGTCATTCGTTCCACGGATTCCGACACGCCCGGGTCGGCGTATCGATTGTGGACGACACTCAAGGTCCCGCAGGGATTTTCGATCGACGCGCACTGCGAGCTGCTGCGCCGGAAAATCGGCGCGGAGTCGTACAAGGCGATGCCCGCGAAGCGTCTCTTCGCGCTCGGCGTCGGTCACGTGCGGCGGCGCGGCATGGAGCCCGGCAGCAAGACCGACGAGTTGGGAGCGGTCATGAACACCAACATCGTCGAGTTGAGCGAGCTGGATTGGCGCGTGCTCGAGCCGCTCAAGCGCGAATTCGCGGTCGACGAGATCGGGCCGAATCCATGGGCCGGACGCGCCGCCGAGGCGGGACTTTCACTCGACGAATTCGCGCGGGTCGCGCAATCGCTCAATGAGCGCGGCGTGATCGGCCGCTTCTCGACGTTTCTCGAGCACGTCAAACCGTCGACGTCGGGCACGCGCGTCACGCGATACAACGCGCTGTTTCACTGGCGTGTTCCGGAAGGACGCGAGATCGAAGCGGGGCGCGAGATCGGGCGTCACCACATTCTCACGCACGCGTACTGGCGCGAGGGCGGCCCGGAGTTCGCGAACGTGAACATCATGGCTGTCGCGCACGGCACCGACAAGGCGCTCGTGCTGGCACACAAGGCGGCGATCGACGAGCATCTCGCGGCGATCGGTATGCCTGTGTCCTACACCAACGTGTTCTGGGGCGGACGGAGTGAGATCAAGCCGTCGGAGATTTCGCCGCGCCTGTATAAGGAGTGGTATGAGAGGATGAGTCGGCCGGCGTAGCGCGCCTGTCATCCCGAGCGGCGGCGCGCAGCGCCGCTGTCATCCCGAGCGGACGCCTCCGCTCGGGATGACACGAAGGGGCCCGCTCGGGATGACAAGCTGCGCTCAGTAACGCCGCTACCGCACCAACGTCACCCCCCACGGCCTCGCTCCGACTTTGACTGTCGCAACGACTTTGTTCGTCTCGGTATCAACCACCGACACGTCGTTCGACAGCCCGTTCGCCGTGTAGACGTACTTCCCGTCGCGCGTGATCGCGACGCCCCACGGACGCTTGCCGACACGCACAGTCGTCACCGTCTTGAGCGACGCGGCATCGATCACCGACAGCGTTCCCGTACGCCCGCTCGCCACGTAAATCCGCTTGCCGTCGGGCGACGTCACGACGCCCACCGGCTTCCCTTCGCCGTGTTCGATCGGCGTTGTATTCACGATGTCGTGCGTCTTCACGTCGATGACCGTCATCGTCCCGCCGACTTCCGCGGTGACGTACACGCGGCTGCCGTCGGGCGAAAACACCGCCGCGCGCGGGCGCAAATCGACGAGCAGGTTCGCGACGACCTTGTGCCGCGCCACATCGATCACCGACACGCTGTTGCTGGTCTCGCTCGTGACGTACACCCAACGGCCATTCGGGCTCACCGCGACACCTTCCGGCTCGATGCCGACCACAAAGGTCGACAGCTGCTTGCCAGTGTGCAGGTCGATCGCCGTCGCGGTGCCGCCGTCTTCGTTCGACGCATACAGCCGCGCGCCGTCCGGTGTCACCGCGAACTGCTCGGGATCTGATCCGGCGCGATACGTGGTCACCAGCTTCCGCGCCGCAACGTCAATGACGGCGATCGCGTCCGCCGGCCCGACGAACTGCGGCTTGTCGTCGCTCATCGCGACGTATACGCGCCGTTGATCCGGGCTCGTTTGAATCCCCCGCGCGCGACCAGGCAGTGGAATCGTCGCGACCACGGTGTTCTTACCGAGGTCGATCACGCTGATCGAGTGCGAGATCTCGTTGCTCACGAAGGCGTAGCCGGATTCCTGCGCTTGCAGCCCCGACGTTACAACCAGCCCGATCGCGAGCAGACTTAAGAGTTTTCTCATGACCTGAGCCGGCAGGCCGTCTGTGCCGCGGTCGTGCCGAGCCGGTCGAGCGCCTCGCGAGACGGCTCATCGTCGCGGGCGGGCGGCTCTTCGACGATCGCCGGCTTGCCGCTCGCCGCCGGCGTCACGACGTACAACGGCTGGCGCAGCTGATGATCCCACGCGCGGAAGCTGAGCGGGCGGCCTTTGTGCCCGTCGAACTGCGTCGTCTCCTTCACGAGGTGTGCGGCCAGCGCGTC harbors:
- a CDS encoding UdgX family uracil-DNA binding protein (This protein belongs to the uracil DNA glycosylase superfamily, members of which act in excision repair of DNA. However, it belongs more specifically to UdgX branch, whose founding member was found to bind uracil in DNA (where it does not belong), without cleaving it, appears to promote DNA repair by a pathway involving RecA, rather than base excision.), with the protein product MTKPKKTAKATGSAADFIPPRATLSKLRAASKGCRGCHLFKLGTQTVFGEGPSTATVVVVGEQPGDQEDKAGRPFVGPSGKLLDRAFDAAGIAREDVYVTNAVKHFKWAKDARSARRIHQTPSAGEVKACHPWLAHEIALIRPQVIVVLGATAAKSLLGRTFSVMKQRGVLVKSDWAPAVFATVHPSAVLRAPRDQRVIAERMFIADMRKVGRYLAKHADERTEVNSRHARLPILDTPSQARGSRPRARH
- a CDS encoding DNA-3-methyladenine glycosylase, which codes for MDPVLARVIEAVGPCRLQMRSEGTHFEALVRSIVYQQLSGKAAGTILRRFNALYPNDTPTPELVMRTSDETMRSVGLSRQKIGYLRDLSSKVISDELPLHEVHSMSDDDLIAHLVQVKGIGRWTAQMFLMFRLGRPDVLPELDLGIQNAIKRAYRKRKRPTPKDVKKIGAKWSPHASVASWYLWRSLENGDGQLGAE
- a CDS encoding aldo/keto reductase; this encodes MERRTLGRTGLDVPVVGMGTWRTFDVTGPEEHERRDVTDAALASGANLFDTSPMYGEAERVLADTVRDRRDQVIIADKVWTSSPREGRQQIERALAWYGGRIDIYQIHNLVAAKTHLPVLDRLRDEGKVRVVGATHYQHSAFGDLLALMRSGRIEQIQIPYNAADRTVEREILPAAADLGLGVLVMRPLGEGSLVQRSPPSSALERLKPFGVRTWAQALLKWILSDPRVHAVIPATASAVHIRENAESGNPPWFDEETRRYVGGLV
- a CDS encoding phosphatase PAP2 family protein produces the protein MPFVHAHELTRLRRALVVAASALLAAAPQLGAQQKANDPRDTTHAQTQAPFFTRKDAFLGAGFAVGTVLMFPLDEHIAQHIHQSPNSSNFLNNLSTGVEEIASPGAYYIGGGLYLVGWAGHWGRIQDLGWHGTESVLMADGITYVLKISMGRARPFVSNGTNAHDFRFAQGGASDRQSFPSGHSTSAFAAAAAVTNEMSRWWPRSVWIVGPLMYGGASAVALSRMYHNKHWASDVVLGAAIGTFTGRKVVQYSHGHPHNLIDRVMLRTAVVPDGHGGLALSYTAPLP
- a CDS encoding phosphatase PAP2 family protein, whose product is MTIIIEHPTPLDVAIRRVALRPGIRALRAPLWPLFPLGLPGGYITIAYATSHQLKRQRLNGGAEIVTSAWLGWIVHRAVKLVVERERPHERGRRRRFDSWPSGHTTGATALALTMARVLYRERVITKRQAIAIATGVPLVMGAYRIIADEHWTTDVMGGWAVGTAIAAMVAAPYMRARGPRVRRVRRRSAA
- a CDS encoding PQQ-dependent catabolism-associated beta-propeller protein — protein: MRKLLSLLAIGLVVTSGLQAQESGYAFVSNEISHSISVIDLGKNTVVATIPLPGRARGIQTSPDQRRVYVAMSDDKPQFVGPADAIAVIDVAARKLVTTYRAGSDPEQFAVTPDGARLYASNEDGGTATAIDLHTGKQLSTFVVGIEPEGVAVSPNGRWVYVTSETSNSVSVIDVARHKVVANLLVDLRPRAAVFSPDGSRVYVTAEVGGTMTVIDVKTHDIVNTTPIEHGEGKPVGVVTSPDGKRIYVASGRTGTLSVIDAASLKTVTTVRVGKRPWGVAITRDGKYVYTANGLSNDVSVVDTETNKVVATVKVGARPWGVTLVR